AACCTCCTCGAAGCGTTGCATCTCCTGGCCACTACTAAGTCCCATCGCCGTGCCTTGGAAAAAGACATGGTAAAGATAGGCGAGAGCCACTTTCGCGTTGCGGCGCGCATTTCAACTCTAGGCGTAGACCGAAATCTAGATTTAGGGTACGATATTGTTCTCCGAAAGAAAGTCGCGGGCGTATCCGGTATGCACGTCACCAAACTACAGGATTTCGTGGGGCTGCTGAACGTAGTAATGTTCTCCCCGGAAGACCTAGCGCTAGTCAAGGGTTCGCCAAGCGACAGACGAAGATTCCTGGACATTCTGTTATGCCAAGTAGACAAGGTTTATCTACGCTTGCTACAGCAGTACACACTAGTCTTACGGCAGCGCAACGAGGCCCTAAAGCGAATTGCGCGCGGTGCGTTTAAAGCACTTGATTTAAAGCCCTGGGACGAGCAGTTTGCCGTCTTAGCGCAAAAAATCACCTTGCGGCGCGCACAGGCGATAGATAGACTCGCCGGTAATTTCGTTAGGCTAACTAGCGAGATTAACCGCGGGCAAGAGCGCCAAAGTATCGCCTATGCCAGTTCGCTCGCTAGCGGCACAGAGACACTAGATGTCTCAAGTGTCGTGCGAGAGCTTGAGCGCTGCCAGCGCGAAGACTTAAGGCGCGGGACAAGTACCGTGGGGCCGCATCGGGACGATTTGCGTTTTCTTATCAATGGTTTGCCCGCGGCGGTGTATGCGTCGCAAGGACAACAGCGCACGGCGGTACTTGGGCTAAAGCTGGCTGAACTGCAGTACATGCATGAGGTAACCGGCGACTATCCTGTCCTGCTCTTAGACGATGTACTATCCGAGTTAGACCAAGGACGCCGGCATATGCTGGTGGAGGTTCTGCTTTGCGACGTGCAGGCTATCATTACGGGCACAGAGGAGAATAACCTCTCCCTGCAAGGAGTTAAGCCGACGCAAGTGATGCGCGTTGAGCGTGGAAAGGTAGTATGCTGATGTACCTCTATATCGGCGGCGACATAGTTCTGCCCTGCCGACAAGTTATTGCAGTATTTGACGCCCAATCCACAGACACACAGGTGACACGCGAGTTTTTGCGGACCTACCGGGAAGAAGGTTTTTCCGTCTCAACGACTGAGGGCGGCCCGGTTAAGTCATTAGTCCTGACAGAGAGAAAGCTTTATCTCTCCTCCATCGCGAGTGCTACGCTGCGCAGGCGCTGGAGCTCTTTTCCTGCTGATGAACGTGAGTAACTCAGAGCGGACGGTGAAATATGGTTAAAAAAGGCAACGGAGGCTACGACGAAACGCAAATTCAGGTGCTAGAGGGCTTAGAAGCCGTCCGTAAGCGGCCTAGCATGTACATAGGCACAACGAGCACGAAGGGTCTTCATCACCTCGTATGGGAAATTGTAGACAATGCCGTAGACGAGGCCCTAGCCGGCTATTGCGACCGCATTGACGTAGACGTATTCCCCGACGGCACGGTAAGTGTGAGTGACAACGGTAGGGGGATTCCTACCGGTATCCACCCGCAAACAGGTCGGTCCGCTGCGGAAACAGTCTATACGGTGCTGCACGCCGGAGGTAAATTCGGCGGCAGCGGCTACAAGGTTTCCGGCGGCCTGCATGGCGTCGGCGCCTCTGTCGTTAACGCCTTGTCTGAGTGGCTAGTCTTAGACATCAAGCGCGAGGGAGGCCATTTTAGGCAACGCTACGCCCGCGGCGTGCCCCAGACCGAACTCGAACGCATAGGCGACAGCGAGGAGAGCGGCACGCGCGTGCACTTCCTCCCGGACAAAGAGATTTTCGAGGAAACGGCTTTTAATGCCGACACCCTGATTGTCCGCCTGCGGGAGTTAGCCTTCCTGATGGCCGGACTAACCGTCAAACTGACCGATCACCGCGACAACACCACCGAAGTCTTCCGCTACGAAGGCGGCATCAAGAGCTTCGTCAGCTACCTCAACAAGAACAAAGACGTGCTGCATAAGGACCCAATCTTTTTCCACGCCGCGCGCGAGGACTGTCAGGTCGAAGTAGCCATGCAGTACAACGATAGCTACGCGGAGAACATCTATTCCTTTGCTAACAACATCCATACCGTCGAAGGCGGTAGCCATGAAGCCGGCTTTAAGATCGCGCTTACCCGCACCCTTAATGACTACGGACGCAAGATTAATGCCATCAAAGAGCAGCACTCTAACTTAAGCGGCGAGGATATCCGCGAAGGGCTGACTGCGGTCATTAGTATCCGCCTGCTCGCGCCGCAGTTCGAAGGACAAACCAAGACTAAGCTCGGGAACTCGGAACTGCGCGGCATAGTCGATTCGGTCGTGGGAGAAGGGTTAGCCCTCTACCTCGAGAAAAACCCCGCCGTGGGGAAGAAGATTATGGAGAAAGCCGTGTTGGCGGCGCAAGCGCGCGAGGCCGCCCGCAAGGCGCGCGAACTGACGCGCCGCAAAAATGCGCTTGAGATCACGCCGCTGCCCGGCAAGCTCGCCGACTGCTCGGTTTCGGATGCCAGTCTGTGTGAGTTGTATCTCGTGGAAGGCGATTCTGCCGCGGGTTCAGCTAAGCAAGGCCGCGACCGCCGCTACCAGGCGATTCTCCCGCTCGGCGGCAAAATTCTCAACGTCGAAAAGGCCCGTCTCGATAAGATTTTAGGGCACGAAGAGATTCGCGTCATTATTACAGCTATGGGCACAGGCATAGGCGAGGACTTCGACGTAAGCAAGGCTCGCTACCACAAGGTCATTATTATGGCGGATGCAGATATCGACGGTTCGCACATTAGGACTTTGCTCTTAACTTTCTTTTTCCGCTATATGCAGCCCTTAATAACCGCAGGCTACCTATACATCGCCCAGCCGCCGCTTTACCAGATTAAGAAAGGCAAGCAGGAGCTCTACGCCTATAACGACGCGGAACTAGAGAAGAAGCTCAAAGAGCTAGGCCGGGGTAATGCCACCATCCAGCGCTACAAAGGCCTAGGCGAAATGAACGCCGCGCAGCTTTGGTCTACTACCATGAACCCGGAAAACCGCATTCTCCTGCAGGTGCAGCTCGAAGAAGCGATGGTCGCAGACGAAATCTTTACCATTCTCATGGGCGACAAGGTAGAACCGCGCCGGCAGTTCATCGAGAAGTACGCCCGGCAGGTAACTAACCTAGATGTGTAGGCGAGGAGGCGGCTCTGCTTGGAGATAAGACACGGCAAGATAGAAGTCATCAACATTGAAGACGAAGTAAAGAGGTCATACATCAACTACGCCATGAGCGTTATTGTCTCGCGCGCTCTACCTGACGTGCGCGACGGCTTAAAGCCCGCACATAGGCGCATTCTTTACGCTATGCTCGAAATGGGATTTACGCCGGATAAGCCCTACAAAAAGAGCGCGCGTATTGTAGGCGAAGTGCTTGGTAAGTATCATCCCCATGGCGACGGCGTCGTCTACGATACGATGGTGCGCCTAGTGCAAGACTTTGCCTCGCGCTACCCGCTTATTGACGGCCACGGCAACTTCGGCTCCATGGACGGCGACAGTGCGGCAGCCATGCGTTACACCGAAGCCCGCCTCGCTCCCTTAGCCATGGAGCTCCTCGCCGACCTCGACAAGCAGACGGTCGATATGGGCCCGAACTTTGACGACTCGCTCGAGCAGCCCCTAGTACTGCCGGCGCGCTTCCCTAATCTCTTAGCTAACGGTACGGCTGGCATAGCCGTCGGCATGGCTTCCAATATTCCTCCCCACAACCTAGGCGAGCTGATTGACGCCGTGCACGCGCTGATTGAGAACCCAAACATCACCGTAGCCGAACTTATGGCTTATGTGAAGGGACCTGATTTCCCCACAGGCGGCCTTATTCTTGGACGCGAGGGCTTTACGGCGGCCTATGAGACCGGGCGCGGCAGCGTGCGCATCCGCTCTAGGACGCGCATCGAGAAGATGAGTAACGGCAAGCACCGTATCGTGGTCAGCGAAGTCCCGTATCAAGTAAACAAAGCCAAACTTATCGAGTGCATCGCCGAACTGGTGCGGGACAAAAAAGTCGAAGGAATTACCGACCTTAGAGACGAAAGCGACCGCGACGGCGTGCGCGTAGTGATTGAGTTAAAGCGCGAGACTAATCCTACGGTTGTCCTCAATCAGCTTTACAAGCACAGTCAACTGGAAGTCTCCTTTGGCATTAACATGCTAGCACTCGTCGGAGGACAACCGCGGACACTTAATCTTAAGCAAATGCTTGAGTACTACCTTGAGCATCAGCAAGATGTCTACACCCGCCGCACGAAATTTGAGCTCGCCAAAGCCGAAGAGCGCGCCCACATCCTTGAAGGGCTGCGCATTGCCTTAGATAATATCGACGCGATTATTGCGCTTATCCGCGCCTCGCGCACCGACGACGAAGCCAAGCAAGGCCTAATGCGAGAGTTTGTCCTGTCCGAGAAACAAGCGCAAGCCATTCTAGATATGCGCCTAAGACGCCTGACGGGCCTTGAGCGCGACAAAGTAGAGGATGAGTACAAAGAAGTCATCAAGACAATTGCACGGCTTAATGCCATTCTCAACAACAAGAAGCTTTTGCTGGCCATGATTAAGAAGGAGATTGGCACAATTAAAGAGGAGCACGCCGATGCGCGGCGCAGCGAAATTGTGGCCGGCGTGAATGAACCTGCGGCAGAAGACCTGATTGCCGAAGAAGACGTAGTGATTACCCTTACCCACCAAGGGTCCATTAAGCGCCTGCCGTTAGATACTTATCGCAACCAGCGCCGCGGCGGTCGCGGTGTTACCGGCATGGGTACGCGCGAAGAAGACTTCGTGGAGAGCTTGTTTATTACGACTACGCATCACTCCCTCTACTTCTTTACGAACAAGGGGCGCGTCTATC
The sequence above is a segment of the Selenomonadales bacterium genome. Coding sequences within it:
- the recF gene encoding DNA replication/repair protein RecF — translated: MQELRLTSFRNYVQEKVVFSPRLNFVVGKNGEGKTNLLEALHLLATTKSHRRALEKDMVKIGESHFRVAARISTLGVDRNLDLGYDIVLRKKVAGVSGMHVTKLQDFVGLLNVVMFSPEDLALVKGSPSDRRRFLDILLCQVDKVYLRLLQQYTLVLRQRNEALKRIARGAFKALDLKPWDEQFAVLAQKITLRRAQAIDRLAGNFVRLTSEINRGQERQSIAYASSLASGTETLDVSSVVRELERCQREDLRRGTSTVGPHRDDLRFLINGLPAAVYASQGQQRTAVLGLKLAELQYMHEVTGDYPVLLLDDVLSELDQGRRHMLVEVLLCDVQAIITGTEENNLSLQGVKPTQVMRVERGKVVC
- the gyrB gene encoding DNA topoisomerase (ATP-hydrolyzing) subunit B codes for the protein MVKKGNGGYDETQIQVLEGLEAVRKRPSMYIGTTSTKGLHHLVWEIVDNAVDEALAGYCDRIDVDVFPDGTVSVSDNGRGIPTGIHPQTGRSAAETVYTVLHAGGKFGGSGYKVSGGLHGVGASVVNALSEWLVLDIKREGGHFRQRYARGVPQTELERIGDSEESGTRVHFLPDKEIFEETAFNADTLIVRLRELAFLMAGLTVKLTDHRDNTTEVFRYEGGIKSFVSYLNKNKDVLHKDPIFFHAAREDCQVEVAMQYNDSYAENIYSFANNIHTVEGGSHEAGFKIALTRTLNDYGRKINAIKEQHSNLSGEDIREGLTAVISIRLLAPQFEGQTKTKLGNSELRGIVDSVVGEGLALYLEKNPAVGKKIMEKAVLAAQAREAARKARELTRRKNALEITPLPGKLADCSVSDASLCELYLVEGDSAAGSAKQGRDRRYQAILPLGGKILNVEKARLDKILGHEEIRVIITAMGTGIGEDFDVSKARYHKVIIMADADIDGSHIRTLLLTFFFRYMQPLITAGYLYIAQPPLYQIKKGKQELYAYNDAELEKKLKELGRGNATIQRYKGLGEMNAAQLWSTTMNPENRILLQVQLEEAMVADEIFTILMGDKVEPRRQFIEKYARQVTNLDV
- a CDS encoding DUF370 domain-containing protein codes for the protein MYLYIGGDIVLPCRQVIAVFDAQSTDTQVTREFLRTYREEGFSVSTTEGGPVKSLVLTERKLYLSSIASATLRRRWSSFPADERE
- the gyrA gene encoding DNA gyrase subunit A, yielding MEIRHGKIEVINIEDEVKRSYINYAMSVIVSRALPDVRDGLKPAHRRILYAMLEMGFTPDKPYKKSARIVGEVLGKYHPHGDGVVYDTMVRLVQDFASRYPLIDGHGNFGSMDGDSAAAMRYTEARLAPLAMELLADLDKQTVDMGPNFDDSLEQPLVLPARFPNLLANGTAGIAVGMASNIPPHNLGELIDAVHALIENPNITVAELMAYVKGPDFPTGGLILGREGFTAAYETGRGSVRIRSRTRIEKMSNGKHRIVVSEVPYQVNKAKLIECIAELVRDKKVEGITDLRDESDRDGVRVVIELKRETNPTVVLNQLYKHSQLEVSFGINMLALVGGQPRTLNLKQMLEYYLEHQQDVYTRRTKFELAKAEERAHILEGLRIALDNIDAIIALIRASRTDDEAKQGLMREFVLSEKQAQAILDMRLRRLTGLERDKVEDEYKEVIKTIARLNAILNNKKLLLAMIKKEIGTIKEEHADARRSEIVAGVNEPAAEDLIAEEDVVITLTHQGSIKRLPLDTYRNQRRGGRGVTGMGTREEDFVESLFITTTHHSLYFFTNKGRVYRLKVHEIPEASRQAKGLAVINLISLEAEEKVNAVIPIRNEADDNAYLFMATKSGMVKKTSLAEYANIRANGLIGISLREGDELIGVRLTDGNSDVVLGTRLGLAIRFDEQDVRPLGRATQGVKGIDLGEGDFCIAMDIVRSGVDLLAITEHGYGKRTDIGEYRQQSRGGKGIQSIKSSQRNGHVVCLRAVSTEDELMVISEQGIIIRTDVKSIPVLGRTTQGVKIIRLDEGDKVVAIARVAAKEATE